The following proteins come from a genomic window of Gimesia chilikensis:
- a CDS encoding metallophosphoesterase, translated as MRLSAFLLSLFLVPLTVTAADIERIWLTCNNHRPDRIVVNWYSDQPGDSVVYFGTSPDSLQTISQPGNARLHHVEIPLPQRDTVYHYSVQTGTQKSPLATFKAFPTDVLRIAVAADWQSQPDLSQLQKDDAHLLLTAGDNIRNLWQTCGPGKPECIEPYLQLIGKYPQLFRSTPFMPVLGNHDREAHPRGQQPPAHAVYDVEATAFRRVFALPGEEWKWHFDLPDFDLRLIALDFNHTSDFGTTWQTCHPFGHDSEQYRWYEQLTQTNPGLTVTLYNESNATMRGKLKGDWHKLFQRGTLCVTGFGYFAERAEVDGLTCYNTSLSGTGTKYPDPHSKFLAGQDSYLLLTCDRAAGTMTAELKNLKGDVLDRQTFSAAKSQ; from the coding sequence ATGAGATTATCCGCATTCCTGCTCAGCCTCTTCCTGGTTCCCCTCACGGTCACCGCAGCCGACATCGAACGCATCTGGCTGACCTGCAACAATCATCGCCCCGATCGAATTGTGGTCAACTGGTACAGCGACCAGCCCGGCGACTCCGTGGTTTACTTCGGCACCTCTCCAGATTCCCTGCAGACCATCAGTCAACCGGGTAACGCAAGACTGCATCATGTCGAGATCCCGCTGCCTCAGCGCGATACGGTCTACCATTACTCAGTCCAGACCGGAACCCAAAAGTCGCCGCTCGCGACATTCAAAGCGTTTCCCACCGATGTCCTGCGCATCGCGGTCGCCGCGGACTGGCAGTCACAACCCGATCTGTCACAGCTGCAAAAAGACGATGCACATCTGCTACTCACCGCCGGCGACAACATCCGCAATCTCTGGCAGACCTGCGGCCCCGGGAAACCGGAATGCATTGAGCCCTACCTGCAGCTCATCGGCAAATACCCGCAACTGTTCCGCTCGACTCCCTTCATGCCGGTACTCGGCAATCATGACCGCGAAGCGCATCCCCGAGGTCAGCAGCCCCCGGCACACGCCGTCTACGATGTCGAAGCAACCGCGTTCCGCCGCGTCTTCGCGTTACCCGGCGAAGAATGGAAGTGGCACTTCGATCTCCCGGATTTCGACCTGCGGTTGATCGCCCTCGACTTCAACCACACGTCTGACTTCGGCACCACCTGGCAGACCTGTCATCCGTTTGGTCACGACTCAGAACAGTATCGCTGGTACGAACAGCTCACGCAGACCAATCCCGGTCTCACCGTAACCCTGTATAATGAGAGCAACGCCACCATGCGGGGTAAGCTCAAGGGAGACTGGCACAAGCTCTTTCAACGGGGAACGCTCTGCGTCACCGGCTTCGGCTATTTCGCCGAGCGGGCCGAGGTGGACGGCCTGACCTGTTACAACACCTCACTCAGTGGCACAGGCACAAAGTACCCGGACCCGCATTCGAAATTCCTCGCCGGACAGGATAGCTACCTGCTGCTCACCTGCGACCGCGCAGCAGGCACCATGACGGCTGAGCTGAAAAACCTCAAAGGTGATGTGCTCGACCGTCAGACATTTTCAGCAGCGAAGTCTCAGTAA
- a CDS encoding tetratricopeptide repeat protein, giving the protein MRSQATDSTETNTKTTARKKRLLVVGLILLGIVGSAPFWGQGLWVDFCQQRAGANLLARDPERALEWIASAERYAAENPRTTLLKARALRKAHDVEGAYTALKNYFELAGATPAFEQEQWLLKAQVGDNSDLQMHLGKMLIEPTGSIQDICETYANSCILNYQFDDALKILQLWEADFPDDPLPNFMRGKMYEHNLAWKEAGVEYESSLSKDPGFAPAAYSLGRIQLTLKKTEQALEYYQRAVESADQPGPAQVGVARCLRLLNRNAEAKALLQEVLANEPEALQKAYQALGDHKAAALSEPQLEMARLELGAKNYEAALKWLEPAAEANPLDLGIKNSLVQVYSRLGRKEEARELGQVVKETNEVLAEIPKLLDQVQVNPGDVALRFEIGRKYLKYVSEEQGVVWLNSVLSYQPNHRGAHQELAKYYEQNLSRGPNFERLARLHRQRAEELAGHGENRDVPVSTNENNPQATPVEEPVKASQP; this is encoded by the coding sequence TTGCGTTCCCAGGCGACTGATTCAACTGAGACAAACACGAAGACAACGGCGCGAAAGAAACGTCTGCTGGTGGTCGGTCTGATCCTGCTGGGCATCGTGGGCAGTGCGCCTTTCTGGGGGCAGGGATTGTGGGTCGATTTTTGTCAGCAGCGGGCGGGAGCAAATCTGCTTGCACGCGATCCGGAACGAGCCCTGGAGTGGATTGCCTCTGCGGAGCGGTATGCAGCTGAGAATCCCCGGACGACGCTGCTGAAGGCACGTGCTTTAAGGAAGGCTCACGATGTGGAAGGCGCTTATACTGCGTTGAAAAACTATTTCGAGCTGGCAGGCGCCACACCCGCGTTTGAACAGGAGCAATGGTTGCTGAAAGCGCAGGTGGGAGATAATTCTGACCTGCAGATGCATCTGGGTAAAATGCTGATCGAGCCAACCGGAAGTATTCAGGATATCTGCGAGACCTATGCCAACAGCTGTATTCTGAACTATCAGTTCGACGATGCCTTGAAGATCCTGCAATTGTGGGAAGCGGACTTTCCTGACGATCCGCTGCCCAATTTCATGCGGGGAAAAATGTATGAGCACAATCTCGCCTGGAAGGAAGCCGGGGTCGAGTATGAGTCTTCGCTGAGCAAGGATCCCGGTTTTGCGCCGGCGGCTTACAGTCTGGGGCGCATTCAGTTGACGCTGAAGAAAACGGAGCAGGCATTGGAGTATTATCAGCGGGCCGTTGAGAGTGCAGATCAGCCGGGACCGGCCCAGGTGGGAGTGGCCCGTTGTCTGCGGTTGCTGAACCGGAATGCCGAGGCGAAAGCGTTGTTGCAAGAGGTGCTGGCGAACGAACCTGAGGCGCTCCAGAAAGCTTATCAGGCTTTGGGGGATCATAAAGCAGCGGCGCTCTCGGAGCCGCAACTGGAAATGGCCAGGCTGGAACTGGGGGCGAAGAATTACGAAGCGGCACTCAAGTGGCTGGAGCCGGCAGCGGAGGCAAATCCCCTGGACCTGGGAATTAAGAACTCACTGGTGCAGGTCTACAGCCGTCTGGGACGCAAGGAAGAAGCACGCGAATTGGGGCAGGTCGTCAAGGAGACCAATGAAGTTCTGGCAGAGATTCCCAAGCTATTGGATCAGGTACAGGTGAATCCGGGGGATGTGGCACTGCGGTTTGAAATTGGTCGAAAGTACCTGAAGTACGTTTCGGAGGAGCAGGGCGTTGTCTGGCTGAACAGCGTGCTGAGTTACCAGCCGAATCACCGGGGTGCCCACCAGGAACTGGCAAAATACTATGAGCAGAACCTCTCCCGCGGTCCCAACTTTGAGCGACTGGCCAGGCTGCATCGGCAGCGGGCAGAGGAACTGGCGGGCCACGGCGAGAACCGGGATGTGCCTGTCAGCACCAATGAGAATAATCCGCAGGCGACACCTGTCGAAGAGCCTGTTAAGGCGAGTCAGCCATGA
- a CDS encoding CRTAC1 family protein, protein MNVKSMISLFQSGRFCWLVLLTLFVGCQSDTESVKSSTNSTQEGTQASSPAEGVAPVFRDVWPELKLDFTYRNGREAGELAILETIGGGTAIFDYDRNGEQDLFFPGGGTFENKSTKGYPSVLLRHTGDFQFEDRTVSAGLDLAAFYSNGCAVGDYDNDGFSDLLVTGYGGSVLWRNLGDGTFEEVAVDAGVRDCFMGTSAGWGDLNGDGLLDLYLTQYADWSFENNPPCELTPGVPDVCSPHSFTGKKDKVYYSKGDGTFYDATEEAGLVPEGKGLGVLLADLDNDADLDVYVCNDTVENFLYLNDGKGKLEEVGIINGAAVDDGATPNGSMGVDIMDYNHDGLPDLWVANYEKEAFALYRNDGDAQFLHVSNDTGVTSIGTLFVGFGTACADFDLDGDEDVMVANGHVAYYSTHSPFRQKPLYLENRDGRFLQQEFSGDSYLGQAHTGRGLAVSDLNQDGKLDVVISNFYDPPAILRNETEGSGSWVAVRLIGIQSNRDAIGARLVLHTSAGDQVRQVKGGGSYLSANDLLVHWGVPEGVSVDSLDIYWPSGIQQTLKTVNQREINQILEPTP, encoded by the coding sequence ATGAATGTAAAGTCGATGATCTCCCTGTTTCAATCCGGACGGTTTTGCTGGCTGGTGCTGCTGACGCTGTTTGTCGGCTGTCAGTCTGATACGGAGTCGGTCAAGTCGAGCACGAACTCCACCCAGGAAGGAACGCAGGCATCGAGCCCCGCAGAGGGAGTGGCACCTGTGTTTCGAGATGTCTGGCCGGAGCTGAAGCTGGACTTTACTTATCGCAATGGACGCGAAGCGGGAGAGCTGGCGATCCTGGAAACCATCGGGGGCGGTACCGCGATCTTCGACTATGATCGAAATGGTGAGCAGGATCTGTTCTTTCCTGGTGGTGGAACGTTTGAGAATAAGAGCACAAAGGGTTATCCATCCGTGCTGCTGAGGCACACGGGGGATTTTCAGTTTGAAGATCGAACTGTTTCGGCGGGACTGGATCTGGCGGCGTTTTACAGCAATGGTTGTGCTGTGGGCGACTATGACAACGATGGTTTTTCCGACCTGCTGGTGACCGGCTATGGCGGTTCGGTGCTCTGGAGAAACCTGGGAGACGGAACCTTTGAAGAGGTGGCTGTCGATGCAGGTGTGCGTGACTGTTTCATGGGGACGAGTGCCGGCTGGGGGGACCTGAATGGTGACGGTCTGCTGGATCTGTATCTGACGCAGTACGCGGACTGGTCGTTCGAAAATAACCCACCGTGTGAACTGACTCCGGGCGTACCCGATGTCTGTTCGCCTCATTCTTTCACAGGCAAGAAAGACAAGGTTTATTACAGCAAAGGGGACGGCACCTTTTACGATGCGACCGAGGAAGCGGGCCTGGTACCGGAGGGCAAAGGATTGGGTGTGTTGCTGGCAGATCTGGATAATGATGCGGATCTGGACGTCTATGTGTGTAACGATACGGTCGAGAATTTCCTGTACCTGAATGACGGGAAAGGGAAGCTGGAAGAGGTCGGCATCATCAATGGTGCCGCCGTCGATGATGGAGCCACACCGAATGGAAGCATGGGGGTGGACATCATGGACTATAACCACGACGGTCTGCCTGATCTGTGGGTGGCGAATTATGAGAAAGAGGCGTTTGCCCTGTATCGCAATGACGGGGATGCCCAGTTTCTGCACGTGAGCAACGATACGGGAGTGACCTCGATTGGAACCCTGTTTGTCGGTTTCGGGACCGCCTGTGCGGACTTTGATCTGGATGGGGATGAAGACGTAATGGTGGCCAACGGGCATGTCGCGTACTATTCGACCCACTCACCGTTTCGGCAGAAGCCACTTTATCTGGAAAATCGGGACGGACGTTTTCTGCAACAGGAGTTCTCTGGCGACTCATATCTGGGGCAGGCACACACCGGCCGGGGCCTGGCAGTTTCCGATTTAAATCAAGACGGGAAGCTGGATGTCGTCATATCTAATTTTTACGATCCTCCGGCAATTCTCAGAAATGAGACAGAGGGTTCAGGCTCCTGGGTTGCCGTGCGTCTGATTGGTATACAGAGCAATCGAGACGCGATAGGAGCACGGCTGGTGCTGCATACTTCAGCCGGCGATCAGGTCAGACAGGTCAAGGGGGGCGGCAGTTATCTGTCTGCCAATGACCTGCTGGTGCACTGGGGAGTACCTGAGGGCGTAAGTGTCGACAGTTTAGACATTTACTGGCCCTCTGGGATTCAACAGACGCTGAAAACCGTGAATCAGCGCGAGATTAACCAGATTCTGGAGCCGACTCCCTGA